gggatatatacaccagggatacacagggatatatacaccagggaaacacagggatatatccaccagtgatatatacaccagggataaatacaccagggataaatacacctgggaaacacagggatatatacacctggGAAATACAGGGATATAtgcaccagggaaacacagggatatatacacctgggaaatacagggatatatacaccagggaaacacagggatatatacacctgggaaatacagggatacatacaccagggatatatacaacaggggaacacagggatatatatacaccagggatatatacaagagggatacatacaccagggatatatacaccaggggaacacagggatatacacaccagggatatatacaccaggtaaacacagggatatatacaccaggtatatatatacaccagggaaacacagggatatatacaccagggaaacacagggatatatacaccaggtatatatacaccagggaaaaacagggatatatacaccagggatatatacaccaggggaacacagggatatatacaccagtgatatatacaccagggaaacacagggatatatacaccagggatatatacaccagggaaacacagggatatatacaccagggatatatacaccagggatacataccagggctatatacaccagggaaacacagggatatatataccagggatatatacaccagggaaacacaggggtatttacaccagggatatatacaccagggatacataccagggctatatacaccagggaaacacagggatatatataccaggTATATATACAACAGGGgaccacagggatatatacaccagggatatatacaccagggaaacacagggatatatacaccagggatatatacaccagggaaacacaggggtatttacaccagggatatatacaccagggatacataccagggctatatacaccagggaaacacagggatatatataccaggTATATATACAACAGGGgaccacagggatatatacaccagggatatatacaccagggaaacacatggatatatacaccagggatatatacaccagggaaacacaggggtatttacaccagggatatatacaccagggatacataccagggctatatacaccagggaaacacagggatatatataccaggTATATATACAACAGGGgaccacagggatatatacaccagggatatatacaccagagaaacacagggatatatacaccagggatatatacaccagggacacacagggatatatacaccagggaaacacagggatatatacaccagggaaacagggatatatacacagggaaacacagggatatatatgcCAGGGATATATacgccagggatatatacaccagggatatatacaccagggatatatacaccagggaaacacagggatatatacaccagggatatatacaccagggacccacagggatatatacaccagggaaacacagggatatatacaccatggatatatataccagggatatatacaccagggaaacagggatatatacaccaggaaacacagggatatatacgccagggatatacaccagggaaacacagggatatatacaccagggatatatacaccagggacacacagggatatatacaccagggaaacacagggatatatacaccagggatatatacaccagggatatatacaccagggatataacacagggatatatacaccagggatatatacaccagggatatatacaccagggacacacagggatatatacaccatggatatatatataccagggatatatacaccagggaaacacagggatatatacatcaggGATATATacgccagggatatatacaccagggatatatacaccagggaaacacagggatatatacaccagggatatataccagggatatatacaccagggatatatacaccagggatatatacaacagggatacacagggatatttacaccagggatatatacaccagggaaacacagggatatatacaccagggatatatacaccagggatatatacaccagggatatatacaccagggatatatacaccagggatatatacaacagggaaacacagggatatttacaccagggatatatacaccagggaaacacagggatatatacaccagggatatatacaccagggatatatacaccagggatatatacaccagggatatatacaccagggatataagcgacacctggaggcaggtgaaacagatgagGGTTTGACATGAATATGGAGaaaaatatactgccactattttcacATTAGTATAACAATATGACCATACAATTCTAGGAAACGGAAGATTAATATATATGTTGTTTTAGAGATGAAACCAAATACATCTGCCATTGTCCTTCTACACTACTGGTGTTAAAttaacagtgtgtttgtgaagtcatgatgatctctttgtcaggctgtcaggctgtggagtcacagaggaaggctgtgcttctctggtctcagctctgaggtcaaacccctcacacctgagagagctggacctgagtatcaacgacctgaaggattcaggagtgaagctgctctctgatggactggggaatccccactgtaaactggagactctgaggtcagtattcctgtagttggtcaacaatATTTGTACTATACATTTTCTCTCTACAAGCAATACTTTGATGATTTGTCATTTGATaaaaaatatactgccactattttcaccaccaaataatatcagtgtgattttaatatgatttgactctttgcaggctgtcaggctgtctagtcacagaggaaggctgtgcttctctggtctcagctctgagatcaaacccctcacacctgagagagctggacctgagcttcaatcacccaggagactcaggagtcagactgctctctgctggactggaggatccacactgcagactggagaaactcaagtatgtagagggtttatgtcaatgttcatatcagaCATGTTGGACTTATCAGGCTGGTTAAGACAAACATTCTGACCACCACTTGGACAGAATTATACCAcaggacacccacacacacacagacaaacatttgCTTGAAGTTATATGCTGTATATCCgcgtgtgtcgtgtgtgtgtgtgagagagttcaggtgtatccctcaatgactgtctgttcttctgcttaccgctacagtgtggaacatggtggagagAACACAATGAAACCTGGGcttagaaaatgtgagtgttgactgctgtgaagaatatgactaagaataagtctaaattcaagttaagtcaaagaccatcatcattactgacttggtcatattaaatatcagctgtagTTCTACAGAAGCAGAAATCAGGGACACCAACGTTTACAAAGAgttgatttgactgtgtgtgtatgtgtaattaaTGTGAATTAGTGTGTTTTATAttaccatacagtataacatatgatcattcaacaagtctcaagttaccttaacttctccttttgatacttagaaacatctacattaaatgaattagtgaaaagtgagttaacattctaatgtgaatgatgatgatttctaatattgtgtctggtttcatccatcagatgtctgtgatctcacactggacccaaacacagtaaacagactcctctctctgtctgaggagaacagaaaggtgacatgtAGGACAGAGAAGCAGccgtatcctgatcacccagagagatttgaggGCTGTGgacaggtgctgtgtagagagggtctgactgggcgctgttactgggaggtagagtggagtgggagaggggctgttataggagtgacatataaaggaatcaACAGGAGAGGATGGGGTGATGACTGTTGTCTTGGATACAATGACAAGTCATggtgtctgttctgctctgacaaCAGTCACATTGCTAGGCACAATAATAATCACACTATCATAGACGTCCCCTCCTCCAGCtcccacagagtaggagtgtatctggactggccagccggcactctgtccttctatagagcctcctctgacacactgacccacctgTACACATTCACCTCCACATTCACTGAACCCCTCTATCCAGGGTTTAGTGTTGGCGACTCAGTGTCCCTCTgtcagtgatacacacacacactactcaaacacacacattggcatacactggacaaacacacacacacacacgctggatacacacacaaacacagtggacacacacaaacacagtggacacacacaaacacactggataaacacacacacactggacaaacacacacacacaggacacacacacatgcgcttcTTCCTATAATTGTGAGGACCTTGACCCAGGACCGTTAAAATACCAATGTGATCTCAGAACATACTGCacttgttttatactgttttagatggatcctctgtttatcatcttgttttatactgttttagatggatcctctgtttatcatcttgttttatactgttttagatggatcctctgtttatcatcttgttttatactgttttggatggatcctctgtttatcatcttgttttatactgttttagatgGATCCTCTGTTGATCATCTTGTTTTAGGTGgatcctctgtttatcatcttgttttatactgttttagatggcaggttgaataaagagaagctagtgatgtgggggttctctcataactctcatgatttcaaaaaggatttatgGCGAACGCcaccaaatgattatgttaggtcagtacacagccacagaaaaacacagccattttcccagaCAAAGATAGGAGTCgcaaaaaagcagaaatatagatccaTAACCTTTGAtgctcttcatcagatgacattcataggacttcatgttccacaatacatgtatgtttagtTCGATAATGtggatatttatatatatttatatccacaaatctcagtttacattggcgccatgttcagaaatgcctccaaaatatccggagaaATTACAGAGAGCCAcgtcaaataacagaaatactcatcataaactttgattgatgatacatgttttacatagaattaaagatacacttgttcttAGTGCAAcggctgtgtcagatttaaaaataactttacggaaaaagcaaaccatgcaataatctgagataaACAACATTTCTCCtccagaaatacgaaattacatcataaatattcccttacctttgatgatcttcatcagaatgcgcTCCCAAGAATGTTACTTccacaatacatttttattttgtttgataatgtccattaatttaaaaaaagtagCTACTCGCGCAGGTCCAGGCAAACGTCGgatgaaaacttcaaaaagttattaCAGGTCGaataaacttgtcaaactatgtagagaatcaatcttcaagatgttgttatcataaatattcaataacgttccaacctgagaattcctttgtgtctacAGATGTAATGGAACGCAAGGCGATATCATGTGGAATTCGCATGACCAGgaactggctctctgccagaccactgactcaaacaccTCCCATCCAGCCCCACATCACAGTAGAGGCTTCGTTCAATGTTCtacagactgttgacatctagtggaaggcgtaggcaGTGCAAACAGATCCATATCTTACTGGGATTTGAATAGGCGATCAGTTGAAAATCAACCAGCCTCAGaattctcacttcctgtttggattttttctcaggtgtttgcctgccatatgagttctgttatactcacagacatcattcaaacagttttagaaacgtcagagtgttttatatccaatagtaataataatatgcatatattagcatctgggacagagtagcaggtagttcactctgggcacgctattcatccaaagtgaaaatgctgcccccgaTCCTAGAGAAgttttaaagaaggatttttaagcctggagacaatagagacatggattgtgtatgtgtgtcattcagagggtgaatgagcaagacaaaagttttaagtgcctttgaacggggtatggtagtaggtgccaggcgcactggtttgtgtcaagaactgcaacactgctgggttttcacgctcatgttccaccacccaaaggacatccagctaacttgacaactgtgggaagcattggagtcaacatgggtcatcatccctgtggaactcaATGTTAGGAGGGTGTCCTTCAtttctagtccactcagtgtataacatgtagactacactgctcagttagagtaatatctagtccattcagtgtataacctatagactacactgctcagtgagagtaatatctagtccactcagtgtaacctgtaggctacactgctcagttagagtaatatctagtccactcagtgtataacctgtagactacactgctcagttagagtaatatctagtccactctgtgtataacctgtagactacactgctcagttagagtaatatctagtccactcagtgtataacctgtaggctacactgctcagttagagtaatatctagtccactcagtgtataacctgtagtgTAACGACATTCTTCTTTTGtcgagagtcggaccgaaatgcagcgtgttggttactcatgtttaattggtgaaacaaacgaactatacatgaaactaataaatacaaaacaacaaacggaacgtgaaacctattacctgactggtgaaactaacacagagacaggaacaatcacccacgaaatacaaagcgaaccccaggctacctaaatacggttcccaatcagagacaacgagaatcacctgactgattgagaaccgcctcaggcagccaaacctaatcAACACAcaccctaatcaactacaatcacTATAACTAAAGAACCCCAcaaagaatacaacaaacaataaacccatgtcacaccctggcctgactaactaataaactaaaacacaaaatactaagactaaggcgtgacagaacccccctaaggtgcggactcccgaacgtaacctcaaaaccatagggagggtccgggtgggcgtctgtccatggtggcggttccggctccggatgtggaccccacttcataaatgtcattgttcctccccttcgcgtcctgggataatccaccctcgccgccgaccatggccgaatagtcctcatccagaaccctacataacagaggagcagctcgggactgaggggcagctcgggactgaggggcagctcgggactgaggggcagctcgggactgagaagaagcccagtactgagaagaagcccagtactgagaagaagcccagccaggcagttgaatccggcagatcctggccgactggcggatcctggccgactggcggatctggaagagtctggccgactggcggatctggaagagtctggccgactggcggatctggaagagtctggccgactggcggatctggaagagtctggccgactggcggatctggaagagtctggctgatctggaagagtctggctgtctgacggatctggaagagtctggcggatctggaagagtctggctgtctggcggatctggaagagtctggcagactggcggatctggaagagtctggcagactggcggctctggctgctccatactgactgacagctctggcggctccatgcagactggcagctccttgcagactggcagctccatgcagactggcagctccatgcagactggcagctccttgcagactggcagctccttgcagactggcagctccatgcagactggcagctccatgcagactggcagctctggctgcttcatgcagactggcagctccatgcagactagctgctccatgcagactgacagctctggcagctcaggctgctctatacaggcaggaggctccgtcAGCgcggtagaggaggaaggctctagaaccgctgaacaggcgtgagactccgacagcgcaggagagggagaaagcgctggctgcgctgaacaggcgaggcgcactgaaggcctgatgcgtggtgttggcactggtggtattgggccgaggacacgcacaggaagcctagtgcggggagctgctactggagggctggggtgtggaggtggttctggatagaccagaccgtgcaggcgcactggagctcttgagcaccgagcctgcccaaccttacctggttcaATACTCttggttgccctgccagtgctgtgaggagaaatagcccgcactgggctatgtaggcgaaccggagacaccgagcgcaaggctggtgccatgtaagccggcccaaagagacgcactggagaccggatgcgtagagccggcttcatggcatttggctcgacgctcaatctagcccggccgatacgcggagctgaaatataccgcaccgggctatgcacccgcactgggctatgcacccgcactggggacaccgtgcgcaccactgcataacactgagtgctacggggcggtagtcgtttagctcagttaccttagctttcttgggaacaggaacaatggtggccctcttgaagcatgtgggaacagcagactggtatagggattgattgaatatgtccgtaaacacaccagccagctggtctgcgcatgctctgagggcgcgtctggggatgccgtctgggcctgcagccttgcgagggttaacacgtttaaatgttttactcacatcggctgcagtgaaggagagaccgcatgtttccgttgcaggccgtgtcagtggcactgtattgtcctcaaagcgggcaaaaaagatatttagtctgcctgggag
Above is a window of Oncorhynchus masou masou isolate Uvic2021 unplaced genomic scaffold, UVic_Omas_1.1 unplaced_scaffold_439, whole genome shotgun sequence DNA encoding:
- the LOC135535052 gene encoding E3 ubiquitin-protein ligase TRIM39-like: MDIPTTYQDSETSWGPDPKDSMPRSPTFYSPLARPTTPPTCTQPKDVFDGVVSTIFVDTIKASVATLLDVVIGEYIREKCIGCEINHPSQRRHPCLYDPPRYYFFNHFEALVNRLCRLSGCGVTEEGCASLVSALRSNPSHLRELDLSINDLKDSGVKLLSDGLGNPHCKLETLRLSGCLVTEEGCASLVSALRSNPSHLRELDLSFNHPGDSGVRLLSAGLEDPHCRLEKLNVEHGGENTMKPGLRKYVCDLTLDPNTVNRLLSLSEENRKVTCRTEKQPYPDHPERFEGCGQVLCREGLTGRCYWEVEWSGRGAVIGVTYKGINRRGWGDDCCLGYNDKSWCLFCSDNSHIARHNNNHTIIDVPSSSSHRVGVYLDWPAGTLSFYRASSDTLTHLYTFTSTFTEPLYPGFSVGDSVSLCQ